In Deltaproteobacteria bacterium, the sequence GATCGCGAGCACGTCGCCGAGGCGCTGCGGGCCAACGGCTACGAAGTCTCGATGTACGAGCTGAGCGACGAGAGCGCGCTGCTCGGGCTGGCGAAGAGCAAGGTGGACCTGATCCTGAACATGGTGGAGGCGTACGCCGGCGACGATTCGCTCGAGGCGCACGTCGCCGCCTTCCTCGACCTGCTCGAGCTCCGCTACACGGGGGCGGATCCGCAGGCGCTCTTCCTCGCCCAGGACAAGGCGCTGGCGAAGAAAGTCTTCGACTTCCACGGGATCCGCACGCCCAGGTTCGCGAGCGTCTACCGGGGCAAGCTCGACCACGTCGACAATCTGGAGTTCCCGCTGATCGTGAAGCCGGCGAGCGAGGACGGCTCGGTCGGCATCGATGCCGGCGCGGTGGTGCGCAACCTCCGCGAGCTGATGGAGCGCGCGTCGATGATCCAGGAGAAGTTCGATTGCGCCGCGCTGATCGAGGAGTTCATCGAGGGCCGCGAGATCTACGTCGGCATCATCGGCAACGACAAACCGGTGGCCCTGCCGGTGGTGGAGATGGACCTGTCGAAGCTGCCGGACGACATGCCGAAGATCGCCGG encodes:
- a CDS encoding ATP-grasp domain-containing protein, encoding MPGNLEIAVLYEPSDNTTPPTDSSGRVRHKERRRTRTRRRWHGPERRQKIDREHVAEALRANGYEVSMYELSDESALLGLAKSKVDLILNMVEAYAGDDSLEAHVAAFLDLLELRYTGADPQALFLAQDKALAKKVFDFHGIRTPRFASVYRGKLDHVDNLEFPLIVKPASEDGSVGIDAGAVVRNLRELMERASMIQEKFDCAALIEEFIEGREIYVGIIGNDKPVALPVVEMDLSKLPDDMPKIAGTEVKWEKGSAAYEATRSAAAKGLGEDVMRRLQDTALQVYSALKLRDYGRVDMRLTPEGRIYVIEANPNPWLAPEAELAIAAGLAGRSYVELIGQIVELALARYAA